The Primulina huaijiensis isolate GDHJ02 chromosome 17, ASM1229523v2, whole genome shotgun sequence genome window below encodes:
- the LOC140962674 gene encoding uncharacterized protein, whose product MAEAEEVHFSLKVMMMKESNKVIYAEVDSDFADVLFSFLTLPLGTIMRLFVENGGKYASTVGSLRSLFLGFRLLDSGHFWTEEGREMLLFPRNSSANECRRLKLQIDDTPPIKYFMCGNLTCVSTYANVQCPCSTSRNTMTRTDFEVVDESGEQSAFTMHRASFLLTDDLCIMANTTASLLRILKLNGIEHTRVLEERTMRFGLEEIMKLLEGSLVSETPITDIILCKTSAAATLDKGKHPVSAKYESNAFPHAQNRENISSDSKKITVKVLVQKSTNMILLAQSRQDFVDFLFSFLTIPLGRVLFLLGNNAACFWSINNLYKSISNLEVGMYMKSKDTNTKLLEPQIPPYHLSNHQIFPLSQQNPLVICKRIKNGYFELFVPSISALGHTEMKMIHPRGQDSFVKGPATFMVTDDLKVTTPSSNFIISTLNEMNIPLSDVDEQELHIGIDEALSILKASLTSTHALNEGLKPFLKTAETNRVVKTEAGQPTKKRLLAGQSGPTREDSGNR is encoded by the exons ATGGCTGAGGCAGAAGAAGTTCATTTCTCTCTTAAAGTCATGATGATGAAAGAAAGCAACAAAGTTATATATGCTGAAGTGGATAGCGATTTTGCGGATGTTTTATTCAGTTTCCTAACATTACCACTGGGAACAATAATGCGACTCTTCGTCGAGAACGGCGGGAAATACGCATCAACCGTGGGAAGTTTGCGCTCTTTGTTTTTGGGTTTTCGTTTGTTGGACAGTGGTCATTTCTGGACAGAGGAGGGTCGAGAAATGCTGTTATTTCCAAGAAATTCATCTGCAAATGAATGTAGGAGACTAAAACTCCAGATTGACGATACTCCCCCGATCAAGTACTTTATGTGTGGGAATTTGACCTGTGTGAGCACGTATGCTAACGTGCAGTGCCCCTGTTCAACTTCAAGAAATACAATGACCAGGACAGATTTTGAAGTTGTAGACGAAAGTGGAGAACAAAGTGCCTTTACTATGCATAGAGCATCCTTTCTTTTAACTGATGATTTGTGTATTATGGCTAATACAACAGCATCGCTCCTCCGAATTTTGAAACTAAATGGTATCGAACACACACGCGTTCTCGAGGAAAGAACTATGCGTTTCGGGTTGGAAGAG ATAATGAAACTGCTCGAGGGATCATTAGTTTCCGAGACTCCGATAACAGATATCATTCTTTGTAAGACATCAGCAGCTGCGACTCTCGATAAAGGAAAGCACCCTGTATCGGCAAAATATGAATCAAATGCTTTCCCTCATGCTCAGAATAGAGAAAACATTAGCTCGGATTCTAAGAAGATCACCGTGAAAGTCCTCGTGCAAAAATCGACTAATATGATTCTGTTGGCTCAAAGCAGGCAAGACTTCGTTGATTTTCTTTTTAGTTTTCTCACCATTCCATTGGGGAGGGTTCTGTTTCTCTTGGGCAATAATGCTGCTTGTTTTTGgagcataaataatttatacaaGAGCATATCTAATTTGGAAGTAGGAATGTATATGAAATCAAAAGACACAAACACTAAATTACTGGAACCCCAAATTCCTCCATACCACCTTTCCAATCACCAGATTTTCCCTCTCAGCCAACAAAATCCTCTTGTAATATGTAAACGAATCAAGAATGGTTACTTCGAATTATTCGTGCCTAGTATCTCTGCTCTTGGGCATACTGAAATGAAAATGATACACCCAAGAGGGCAAGACAGTTTTGTCAAAGGTCCAGCTACGTTTATGGTGACTGATGATTTGAAAGTGACAACCCCATCTTCGAACTTCATCATTTCAACTCTCAACGAGATGAATATCCCTCTATCAGATGTCGACGAACAGGAGCTTCACATTGGTATCGACGAG GCTTTAAGCATACTGAAGGCCTCACTTACATCAACTCACGCTTTAAATGAAGGTCTCAAACCATTCTTAAAGACAGCCGAAACAAATAGAGTTGTCAAAACCGAGGCTGGCCAACCCACCAAAAAACGTCTTTTGGCGGGGCAGAGTGGGCCGACTCGTGAGGATTCGGGAAATCGCTAG
- the LOC140963506 gene encoding uncharacterized protein translates to MAAGTTRKISAASARAHTRKLKPKTSSSIFPGMFKKILLVCFMGIFAWAYQATRPPLPKICGSADGPPVTASRITLNDGRYLAYKEYGVPKESAKHKIVFIHGINSCRHDAAAITASLSPDVVESQGIYIVSFDRPGYGESDPHPSQTVKSLAFDIEELADQLGLGSKFYVIGFSMGGQIVWACLKYIPHRLAGAVLLAPAVNHWWPGIPSNISKEVYYQQLPQDQWALRVAHYMPWLTYWWNTQKLFPFSSVIAYSTSVLSNQDIELGPKIHSIRKEFEALPRQQGEFESAFRDLIIGYGNWEFDPTDLKNPFPESEGSVHLWQGGEDKLVPVKVQRYISNQLPWIKYHELSGAGHMFPYADGMSDSIIQTLLGTRKDPS, encoded by the exons ATGGCGGCTGGAACGACCCGGAAGATTTCAGCAGCCTCTGCAAGGGCACACACCCGGAAACTGAAGCCAAAAACGAGTTCTTCGATTTTTCCAG GGATGTTCAAGAAAATCTTGCTGGTTTGCTTTATGGGGATTTTCGCATGGGCGTACCAGGCCACACGACCTCCTTTGCCGAAGATATGTGGTTCCGCGGATGGGCCTCCAGTTACAGCATCAAGAATTACACTTAATGATGGGAGATATTTGGCTTACAAAGAGTATGGTGTTCCAAAGGAGAGTGCAAAGCATAAGATAGTTTTTATCCACGGGATCAATAGTTGTAGACATGATGCTGCTGCTATAACTGCATCCCTGTCCCCA GATGTTGTTGAAAGTCAAGGAATCTACATCGTTTCATTTGATAGACCTGGTTATGGAGAAAGTGATCCTCACCCCTCACAAACAGTGAAGTCCTTAGCGTTTGACATTGAGGAGCTTGCTGACCAGTTGGGATTAGGTTCCAAGTTTTATGTTATCGGGTTTTCAATGGGTGGGCAGATTGTGTGGGCATGCCTCAAGTATATCCCTCACAG GTTGGCTGGAGCAGTTCTTTTAGCACCAGCAGTGAATCATTGGTGGCCTGGTATTCCTTCAAACATATCAAAGGAAGTATATTATCAGCAACTTCCACAGGATCAATGGGCCCTTCGTGTTGCTCACTATATGCCATGGCTTACCTACTGGTGGAACACCCAAAAATTGTTTCCTTTTTCGAGTGTTATCGCTTACAGTACAAGTGTTTTGTCTAACCAAGACATAGAACTTGGGCCTAAAATTCATTCCATTAGAAAGGAGTTTGAG GCGCTGCCAAGACAACAAGGAGAGTTCGAGTCTGCTTTTCGTGATTTGATAATTGGCTATGGGAATTGGGAATTTGATCCCACAGATTTGAAGAATCCATTCCCTGAAAGTGAAGGTTCTGTCCACTTGTGGCAGGGGGGTGAGGATAAACTTGTCCCCGTTAAAGTGCAGCGTTATATTTCCAATCAACTGCCGTGGATAAAGTATCATGAGTTATCTGGTGCTGGTCATATGTTTCCATATGCAGATGGAATGTCAGATTCAATCATTCAAACACTGTTGGGAACAAGGAAAGACCCCTCATAG
- the LOC140962459 gene encoding uncharacterized protein isoform X2: MAEEFLTNKMLNDTCKWWKVYGMAAAEEVQFTLRVMMIKESNKVLYAEIDSDFADVLLSFLTLPLGTIVRLLVKHYGKNAPIFGSLNSLYAGLLNMDDRHFWTLEGLLMLAYPRNSSEMECSRLKLLIDDTPPTRYFMCSNMMCVSMYYNMNCRCSNSGNMMNRNDVAVGSQCGVKSVFTVPTALFILTDDMQILTNSPASVLRILKLNAIKDTNALEERTLIVGRNEIMELLKGSLVSKTPITDIILPMSSADDSDTLRETRKFFASAKCESDALPQTQTSQNISSDSKKITVKAFVQKSTNRILFAQTRHDFIDFILSLLTIPLGQVQFLLGSSTHLGSISNLYRSISDSENVEYMKSRDTIAKLLEPQIAPYYLSKYQIFSLSQQKLPVFHRTLVHNEIELCECSHSELCTSKITTFDPKGQDSYVKGPMLFIVTNDLEVCTAASKSIISILDQMRIPVFDVEEQELDIGMEEALSILKATLTSTSALTNGLQPFLKSRPKQQT; encoded by the exons ATGGCCGAGGagtttttgacaaataaaatgttaaatgacacTTGCAAATGGTGGAAAGTCTATG GCATGGCTGCAGCAGAGGAGGTTCAATTCACTTTAAGAGTCATGATGATCAAAGAAAGCAACAAAGTTTTATATGCTGAAATAGATAGCGATTTCGCTGATGTTCTACTGAGTTTCCTAACATTACCACTGGGAACTATAGTGCGACTCCTCGTCAAACACTATGGAAAGAATGCGCCAATTTTTGGAAGTTTGAACTCTTTGTATGCGGGTTTACTGAACATGGATGATAGACATTTCTGGACATTGGAGGGTCTACTGATGCTGGCCTATCCAAGAAATTCATCCGAAATGGAGTGTAGTAGACTAAAACTCCTGATTGATGATACACCCCCCACCCGGTACTTTATGTGTAGCAACATGATGTGTGTGAGCATGTACTATAACATGAATTGCCGTTGTTCAAATTCAGGAAATATGATGAACAGGAATGATGTAGCAGTTGGATCCCAATGTGGAGTCAAAAGTGTCTTTACAGTGCCAACTGCATTGTTTATTTTAACTGATGATATGCAGATTCTGACTAACTCACCAGCGTCAGTTTTACGAATTTTGAAACTAAATGCTATTAAAGACACAAATGCACTCGAGGAAAGAACTCTGATCGTTGGCCGGAATGAG ATAATGGAACTGCTCAAGGGATCCTTAGTTTCCAAAACTCCAATAACAGATATCATTCTCCCTATGAGTTCTGCGGATGATAGTGATACTCTCCGTGAAACGAGAAAGTTCTTTGCATCTGCTAAATGTGAATCAGATGCTTTACCTCAGACTCAAACCAGTCAAAACATAAGTTCAGATTCTAAGAAGATTACTGTGAAAGCCTTCGTGCAAAAATCAACTAATAGGATTCTGTTTGCTCAAACTCGGCATGACttcattgattttattttgagtttGCTCACCATTCCCTTAGGACAGGTTCAGTTTCTGTTAGGCAGTAGCACTCATCTTGGGAGCATAAGTAATCTATACAGGAGCATATCTGATTCAGAAAACGTAGAGTATATGAAGTCTAGGGACACAATAGCTAAACTACTGGAACCCCAAATTGCTCCTTACTATCTTTCCAAATACCAGATTTTCTCTCTTAGCCAACAAAAGCTTCCTGTATTCCACAGGACGCTTGTACATAATGAAATCGAATTATGTGAGTGTAGTCACTCTGAGTTATGCACTAGTAAAATAACGACATTCGACCCAAAAGGCCAGGACAGCTATGTTAAAGGCCCCATGCTGTTTATCGTGACTAATGATTTGGAAGTGTGCACTGCAGCTTCAAAATCCATCATCTCCATTCTTGACCAGATGAGAATTCCTGTATTTGATGTCGAGGAGCAGGAGCTTGACATTGGTATGGAGGAG GCCCTAAGCATATTGAAGGCCACTCTTACCTCAACATCTGCATTAACAAATGGGCTCCAACCATTCTTAAAGAGTCGGCCAAAGCAACAGACATAA
- the LOC140962459 gene encoding uncharacterized protein isoform X3 produces MIMTSAFCGLVWIFCGMAAAEEVQFTLRVMMIKESNKVLYAEIDSDFADVLLSFLTLPLGTIVRLLVKHYGKNAPIFGSLNSLYAGLLNMDDRHFWTLEGLLMLAYPRNSSEMECSRLKLLIDDTPPTRYFMCSNMMCVSMYYNMNCRCSNSGNMMNRNDVAVGSQCGVKSVFTVPTALFILTDDMQILTNSPASVLRILKLNAIKDTNALEERTLIVGRNEIMELLKGSLVSKTPITDIILPMSSADDSDTLRETRKFFASAKCESDALPQTQTSQNISSDSKKITVKAFVQKSTNRILFAQTRHDFIDFILSLLTIPLGQVQFLLGSSTHLGSISNLYRSISDSENVEYMKSRDTIAKLLEPQIAPYYLSKYQIFSLSQQKLPVFHRTLVHNEIELCECSHSELCTSKITTFDPKGQDSYVKGPMLFIVTNDLEVCTAASKSIISILDQMRIPVFDVEEQELDIGMEEALSILKATLTSTSALTNGLQPFLKSRPKQQT; encoded by the exons ATGATTATGACTTCGGCTTTTTGCGGTTTAGTTTGGATATTTTGTG GCATGGCTGCAGCAGAGGAGGTTCAATTCACTTTAAGAGTCATGATGATCAAAGAAAGCAACAAAGTTTTATATGCTGAAATAGATAGCGATTTCGCTGATGTTCTACTGAGTTTCCTAACATTACCACTGGGAACTATAGTGCGACTCCTCGTCAAACACTATGGAAAGAATGCGCCAATTTTTGGAAGTTTGAACTCTTTGTATGCGGGTTTACTGAACATGGATGATAGACATTTCTGGACATTGGAGGGTCTACTGATGCTGGCCTATCCAAGAAATTCATCCGAAATGGAGTGTAGTAGACTAAAACTCCTGATTGATGATACACCCCCCACCCGGTACTTTATGTGTAGCAACATGATGTGTGTGAGCATGTACTATAACATGAATTGCCGTTGTTCAAATTCAGGAAATATGATGAACAGGAATGATGTAGCAGTTGGATCCCAATGTGGAGTCAAAAGTGTCTTTACAGTGCCAACTGCATTGTTTATTTTAACTGATGATATGCAGATTCTGACTAACTCACCAGCGTCAGTTTTACGAATTTTGAAACTAAATGCTATTAAAGACACAAATGCACTCGAGGAAAGAACTCTGATCGTTGGCCGGAATGAG ATAATGGAACTGCTCAAGGGATCCTTAGTTTCCAAAACTCCAATAACAGATATCATTCTCCCTATGAGTTCTGCGGATGATAGTGATACTCTCCGTGAAACGAGAAAGTTCTTTGCATCTGCTAAATGTGAATCAGATGCTTTACCTCAGACTCAAACCAGTCAAAACATAAGTTCAGATTCTAAGAAGATTACTGTGAAAGCCTTCGTGCAAAAATCAACTAATAGGATTCTGTTTGCTCAAACTCGGCATGACttcattgattttattttgagtttGCTCACCATTCCCTTAGGACAGGTTCAGTTTCTGTTAGGCAGTAGCACTCATCTTGGGAGCATAAGTAATCTATACAGGAGCATATCTGATTCAGAAAACGTAGAGTATATGAAGTCTAGGGACACAATAGCTAAACTACTGGAACCCCAAATTGCTCCTTACTATCTTTCCAAATACCAGATTTTCTCTCTTAGCCAACAAAAGCTTCCTGTATTCCACAGGACGCTTGTACATAATGAAATCGAATTATGTGAGTGTAGTCACTCTGAGTTATGCACTAGTAAAATAACGACATTCGACCCAAAAGGCCAGGACAGCTATGTTAAAGGCCCCATGCTGTTTATCGTGACTAATGATTTGGAAGTGTGCACTGCAGCTTCAAAATCCATCATCTCCATTCTTGACCAGATGAGAATTCCTGTATTTGATGTCGAGGAGCAGGAGCTTGACATTGGTATGGAGGAG GCCCTAAGCATATTGAAGGCCACTCTTACCTCAACATCTGCATTAACAAATGGGCTCCAACCATTCTTAAAGAGTCGGCCAAAGCAACAGACATAA
- the LOC140962459 gene encoding uncharacterized protein isoform X4: protein MAAAEEVQFTLRVMMIKESNKVLYAEIDSDFADVLLSFLTLPLGTIVRLLVKHYGKNAPIFGSLNSLYAGLLNMDDRHFWTLEGLLMLAYPRNSSEMECSRLKLLIDDTPPTRYFMCSNMMCVSMYYNMNCRCSNSGNMMNRNDVAVGSQCGVKSVFTVPTALFILTDDMQILTNSPASVLRILKLNAIKDTNALEERTLIVGRNEIMELLKGSLVSKTPITDIILPMSSADDSDTLRETRKFFASAKCESDALPQTQTSQNISSDSKKITVKAFVQKSTNRILFAQTRHDFIDFILSLLTIPLGQVQFLLGSSTHLGSISNLYRSISDSENVEYMKSRDTIAKLLEPQIAPYYLSKYQIFSLSQQKLPVFHRTLVHNEIELCECSHSELCTSKITTFDPKGQDSYVKGPMLFIVTNDLEVCTAASKSIISILDQMRIPVFDVEEQELDIGMEEALSILKATLTSTSALTNGLQPFLKSRPKQQT from the exons ATGGCTGCAGCAGAGGAGGTTCAATTCACTTTAAGAGTCATGATGATCAAAGAAAGCAACAAAGTTTTATATGCTGAAATAGATAGCGATTTCGCTGATGTTCTACTGAGTTTCCTAACATTACCACTGGGAACTATAGTGCGACTCCTCGTCAAACACTATGGAAAGAATGCGCCAATTTTTGGAAGTTTGAACTCTTTGTATGCGGGTTTACTGAACATGGATGATAGACATTTCTGGACATTGGAGGGTCTACTGATGCTGGCCTATCCAAGAAATTCATCCGAAATGGAGTGTAGTAGACTAAAACTCCTGATTGATGATACACCCCCCACCCGGTACTTTATGTGTAGCAACATGATGTGTGTGAGCATGTACTATAACATGAATTGCCGTTGTTCAAATTCAGGAAATATGATGAACAGGAATGATGTAGCAGTTGGATCCCAATGTGGAGTCAAAAGTGTCTTTACAGTGCCAACTGCATTGTTTATTTTAACTGATGATATGCAGATTCTGACTAACTCACCAGCGTCAGTTTTACGAATTTTGAAACTAAATGCTATTAAAGACACAAATGCACTCGAGGAAAGAACTCTGATCGTTGGCCGGAATGAG ATAATGGAACTGCTCAAGGGATCCTTAGTTTCCAAAACTCCAATAACAGATATCATTCTCCCTATGAGTTCTGCGGATGATAGTGATACTCTCCGTGAAACGAGAAAGTTCTTTGCATCTGCTAAATGTGAATCAGATGCTTTACCTCAGACTCAAACCAGTCAAAACATAAGTTCAGATTCTAAGAAGATTACTGTGAAAGCCTTCGTGCAAAAATCAACTAATAGGATTCTGTTTGCTCAAACTCGGCATGACttcattgattttattttgagtttGCTCACCATTCCCTTAGGACAGGTTCAGTTTCTGTTAGGCAGTAGCACTCATCTTGGGAGCATAAGTAATCTATACAGGAGCATATCTGATTCAGAAAACGTAGAGTATATGAAGTCTAGGGACACAATAGCTAAACTACTGGAACCCCAAATTGCTCCTTACTATCTTTCCAAATACCAGATTTTCTCTCTTAGCCAACAAAAGCTTCCTGTATTCCACAGGACGCTTGTACATAATGAAATCGAATTATGTGAGTGTAGTCACTCTGAGTTATGCACTAGTAAAATAACGACATTCGACCCAAAAGGCCAGGACAGCTATGTTAAAGGCCCCATGCTGTTTATCGTGACTAATGATTTGGAAGTGTGCACTGCAGCTTCAAAATCCATCATCTCCATTCTTGACCAGATGAGAATTCCTGTATTTGATGTCGAGGAGCAGGAGCTTGACATTGGTATGGAGGAG GCCCTAAGCATATTGAAGGCCACTCTTACCTCAACATCTGCATTAACAAATGGGCTCCAACCATTCTTAAAGAGTCGGCCAAAGCAACAGACATAA
- the LOC140962459 gene encoding uncharacterized protein isoform X1 → MTADIYHFNNDSCKLLSLILVPCFLISTAGMAAAEEVQFTLRVMMIKESNKVLYAEIDSDFADVLLSFLTLPLGTIVRLLVKHYGKNAPIFGSLNSLYAGLLNMDDRHFWTLEGLLMLAYPRNSSEMECSRLKLLIDDTPPTRYFMCSNMMCVSMYYNMNCRCSNSGNMMNRNDVAVGSQCGVKSVFTVPTALFILTDDMQILTNSPASVLRILKLNAIKDTNALEERTLIVGRNEIMELLKGSLVSKTPITDIILPMSSADDSDTLRETRKFFASAKCESDALPQTQTSQNISSDSKKITVKAFVQKSTNRILFAQTRHDFIDFILSLLTIPLGQVQFLLGSSTHLGSISNLYRSISDSENVEYMKSRDTIAKLLEPQIAPYYLSKYQIFSLSQQKLPVFHRTLVHNEIELCECSHSELCTSKITTFDPKGQDSYVKGPMLFIVTNDLEVCTAASKSIISILDQMRIPVFDVEEQELDIGMEEALSILKATLTSTSALTNGLQPFLKSRPKQQT, encoded by the exons ATGACAGCagatatatatcattttaataaTGATTCATGTAAGTTATTGTCATTGATCTTAGTCCCCTGTTTCTTGATTTCAACGGCAGGCATGGCTGCAGCAGAGGAGGTTCAATTCACTTTAAGAGTCATGATGATCAAAGAAAGCAACAAAGTTTTATATGCTGAAATAGATAGCGATTTCGCTGATGTTCTACTGAGTTTCCTAACATTACCACTGGGAACTATAGTGCGACTCCTCGTCAAACACTATGGAAAGAATGCGCCAATTTTTGGAAGTTTGAACTCTTTGTATGCGGGTTTACTGAACATGGATGATAGACATTTCTGGACATTGGAGGGTCTACTGATGCTGGCCTATCCAAGAAATTCATCCGAAATGGAGTGTAGTAGACTAAAACTCCTGATTGATGATACACCCCCCACCCGGTACTTTATGTGTAGCAACATGATGTGTGTGAGCATGTACTATAACATGAATTGCCGTTGTTCAAATTCAGGAAATATGATGAACAGGAATGATGTAGCAGTTGGATCCCAATGTGGAGTCAAAAGTGTCTTTACAGTGCCAACTGCATTGTTTATTTTAACTGATGATATGCAGATTCTGACTAACTCACCAGCGTCAGTTTTACGAATTTTGAAACTAAATGCTATTAAAGACACAAATGCACTCGAGGAAAGAACTCTGATCGTTGGCCGGAATGAG ATAATGGAACTGCTCAAGGGATCCTTAGTTTCCAAAACTCCAATAACAGATATCATTCTCCCTATGAGTTCTGCGGATGATAGTGATACTCTCCGTGAAACGAGAAAGTTCTTTGCATCTGCTAAATGTGAATCAGATGCTTTACCTCAGACTCAAACCAGTCAAAACATAAGTTCAGATTCTAAGAAGATTACTGTGAAAGCCTTCGTGCAAAAATCAACTAATAGGATTCTGTTTGCTCAAACTCGGCATGACttcattgattttattttgagtttGCTCACCATTCCCTTAGGACAGGTTCAGTTTCTGTTAGGCAGTAGCACTCATCTTGGGAGCATAAGTAATCTATACAGGAGCATATCTGATTCAGAAAACGTAGAGTATATGAAGTCTAGGGACACAATAGCTAAACTACTGGAACCCCAAATTGCTCCTTACTATCTTTCCAAATACCAGATTTTCTCTCTTAGCCAACAAAAGCTTCCTGTATTCCACAGGACGCTTGTACATAATGAAATCGAATTATGTGAGTGTAGTCACTCTGAGTTATGCACTAGTAAAATAACGACATTCGACCCAAAAGGCCAGGACAGCTATGTTAAAGGCCCCATGCTGTTTATCGTGACTAATGATTTGGAAGTGTGCACTGCAGCTTCAAAATCCATCATCTCCATTCTTGACCAGATGAGAATTCCTGTATTTGATGTCGAGGAGCAGGAGCTTGACATTGGTATGGAGGAG GCCCTAAGCATATTGAAGGCCACTCTTACCTCAACATCTGCATTAACAAATGGGCTCCAACCATTCTTAAAGAGTCGGCCAAAGCAACAGACATAA
- the LOC140963267 gene encoding uncharacterized protein, with product MELLKGSLVSKTPLTDIILCLSTEAVTSNKRKRLSAAAIYETDALCRALNSQKVRPDSKKINIKAFVQKSTNRILLAETRQDLVDFLFSFLTIPLGRVQFLLGGNTCVGSISNLYRSISNLEIGEHMKSREAIVRLLQPQLPPYCMSSYQIFSLDQESSPELYRLCNSNSAKLFVSTPIGICRKLKMIDPKGQDCFVKGPTTFIVTDDLVVSTPSSTSIISILNKMEIPLSDVEERELDIGMEEALSILKASLTSTGALTDGLKPFLKRQPKQKK from the exons ATGGAACTGCTCAAAGGATCATTAGTTTCAAAAACTCCATTAACAGATATAATTCTTTGTCTTAGTACCGAGGCCGTCACTTCTAACAAAAGAAAGAGGTTATCTGCGGCTGCTATATATGAAACAGACGCTTTATGTCGTGCCCTGAATAGTCAGAAGGTAAGGCCAGATTCCAAGAAGATTAATATAAAAGCCTTTGTGCAAAAATCAACTAATAGGATTCTGTTAGCTGAAACCCGGCAAGACTTGGTCGATTTTCTTTTCAGTTTTCTTACCATTCCCTTAGGAAGGGTTCAGTTTCTTTTGGGCGGTAACACTTGTGTTGGGAGCATAAGTAATTTATACAGGAGCATATCTAATTTAGAAATAGGAGAGCATATGAAGTCTAGGGAGGCAATCGTTAGATTGCTCCAACCCCAACTTCCTCCGTACTGTATGTCCTCCTACCAGATTTTCTCTCTTGACCAAGAAAGCTCTCCTGAATTATATCGGTTATGTAACAGTAATAGTGCCAAATTATTTGTGTCGACTCCCATAGGTATTTGTCGTAAACTGAAAATGATCGACCCGAAAGGCCAAGACTGCTTTGTTAAAGGACCCACAACGTTTATTGTGACGGATGATTTGGTAGTGTCAACTCCATCTTCAACCTCCATCATTTCCATTCTTAACAAGATGGAAATTCCTCTATCTGATGTCGAGGAACGGGAGCTTGATATTGGTATGGAAGAG GCTTTGAGCATACTGAAGGCCTCTCTTACATCAACTGGTGCCTTAACTGATGGTCTTAAACCATTCTTAAAGAGACAGCCAAAGCAAAAGAAATGA